The genome window CGCCCGCTCGCGGTGTTGCCGGAACTTTAGCGTACGACTTCCGGGCGCCTGCAAACGGGTGGTCCTCGCCGACCACACTCCGCTTACCGGCGAGTACGGAACGAACAACCCCGAGCTAGCCGGGGTCGTCCGGACCGGGGGCCGCCCGACACCACGTTCGACACCCGTGCGACGGTGCTATCGCCCGGCGACTAAACCGCGCAGTATGGACGCGTGGGCCCTCGCGGGGCGCGCGGTCAGACGCGTGCCGCGAGGTGGTCACGGACGGCAGTACGGGGGCTCATGAGCCTGAACGGGTGATCTGCGGCGCACCCGCGACGGATCGGGCCTCCTCATGCGTCCCACTGGTGACGCCCTCGGCCGGGCCGGGCCGGGAAGGGAGACGAAGGGTAGGACGATGCGCAACGATCACGTGACGCTCCGCTCGACGGCGGTCTTCGACCTGCTGGCGCCGCGGACTCCCGCGGTTCCGGTCAAGGTGGAGCTGCGCTACGACACACGCGACCCGTACGCGGTCGTCGCCGCCTTCCGCACCGGCCGCGCCGGCTGGGTCGAGTGGGTGTACGCCCGCGACCTCCTCGCGGACGGCCTCCTGGCCGACGCGGGTGACGGGGACGTCCGCATCCGCCCCAGCGTCGAGGACCCCGAGTCCGTGCTGATCGAGCTGAACTCGCCGTCCGGGCACGCCATGTTCGAGGCGTCCGCCCAGGAGCTGGCCGACTTCCTCGACCGCACCTACGACGTGGTCCTCCCGGGCAACGAGCACCTGTGGGTCGACGTCGACGACGCGCTCACCCACCTCATCCCCCACGATCTGGCCTGATGACGGGCTTGCAACGGCGGAGTGACACCCCGGTGTCGCCGCCGTTTTCGGGGTCCGATATGGTTTTCCCACACCACGGCGACGGGGGAACACCTTCCCGGAGCTGAGGAGTGCGGATGTAGCGCAGCTGGTAGCGCATCACCTTGCCAAGGTGAGGGTCGCGGGTTCGAATCCCGTCATCCGCTCGGTAGGCTCTCGAGCCTGTCACGGTGGAGTGGCCGAGAGGCGAGGCAACGGCCTGCAAAGCCGTGTACACGGGTTCGAATCCCGTCTCCACCTCGCGCGATTAGCTCAGCGGGAGAGCGCTTCCCTGACACGGAAGAGGTCACTGGTTCAATCCCAGTATCGCGCACCATCTGTTTTGCAGGCCAGAAGCCCTGTCTCTCTTCGGAGGGACAGGGCTTCAGTCGTCAGAGGGCGACCGCAGGTGCGGGACATCAGCTTGGCCTGCTCCCCTGGCGTCCAGGATCCGGTTGACCATCGCCGGGGTCACGTGGTCGTAGACGCGGGCGATGCCCTTCAGCTTCTGGCCCAGCCGCGCCCGCCGGGATCCCATCCTCGGTCAGCCACGTGCGGTGCGTGTGCCGCCCCTCGTGGAAGGTCAACGTCGGCAGGATCGGCGGGCGCCGCTCCCCCGCACCGGCGTCGTCGAGTTCGTTGCCTTCCCACACCGGCCACCAGAAGCGGATCCGGAAGCTCGTAGAGACGCATCGCCGCCCGCAACGCCTGCACCGGCGTCGCCACTTGCTTCCCCACGTCCCGTCGGGACGTTCGTACCGGGCCCGCCACTCGTACTCCGCCCGCCTTACGCGGCGCGGAAGTCCTTGGCAAGGTCCTCAACGGACACCCGTCGTCGCGGCGGCCTCACCGGCGCCGCGCTAGGCCGTTCGATCTCGGCGACATCGGTGCGGGGTGAACATCACCCAACAACGGTGAACGGACAGCCGAGAGGGTCGCGATCGAGATACTCGACGGCACGGACAGCAGCCCGGCCGATCGGACCGTCCCCTTCGGACTCGACGGCGTCGCTTACGAGATCGACCTGTCCGCAACGAAGGCCACCGCACTACGCCGGCCCACGGAATAGACTCCGATCATGGGTTTCCTGCGGCGGCGGCGTTGGCGTGCACAGCGAAGTGCGCACCTTTCCGAAGTGGCAGAACAGATCGGCGCCAGGGACGGAGTGGTCCTCAAAGACCGGTTCTCCGGCGGCAAGGGCCTCAACGGTCCACTCACCCTGGGGGTTATTACCCTTCGAAACGGCTCTGCCGTCGAAATTGCACAAGCCCAAATCGACGCCGCCGTCGCCGCCGGTTACACCGATCCGCCCGAGCCTCCCTGCGCAAGCGGACGTGGGTGCGGGTTCGTCTCCACGCCGGGCCTGCCCATGGTGATCATCGTGACCTACGAAGCGGGCACAGTGATTCCGCATCACGGCGAAGTCCCCTCCGGACAGACCGGCGTATCGGTGAGCCTGACCTGACCGGGATCGGTCGCCGGGGATGAACGCACATGGTGACCGGCGGTTCTGGCGGGCCCTCAATGTCGGTGCGCGCCACGCCTCGTACCACGTTCCTGCGTCAGGCCCGGAGTATGGCGTTCAGCAGGCCGGGAAAACGGGCCTCCATCTCGTCGCGGCGTACCTCGACGATCCGCTTGCGTCCTTCCGCGAAGGTCCGGATCAGGCCTGCTTCTCGCAGCACGCGGTAGTGGTGGGAGATCGTCGGGTTGCTCAGGCCGAGGCCGGTCTTTTCCACCACGACGGCGCAGTCGACCGACTCCGGAACGCGATACAGCTCGGTCATCAACGCCCGTCTGCTCGGTTCGGCGAGCGCGCCGAGAATGACGGTCAGATCGAAGGCGGCGGCAGAAGGTTCGGGCAGTGCGCGCGACATCCGCTCCTCCGTCCTATCGTTTGACGCACATCGAATCATAGCCTAACGTCTGCCACCATGATGATTCGATACACATCGAACGATATATCGGGGCAGCTGCCCCGATGACCGGCGTTCTGGTGACCGGAGGGACCGGGAAGATCGGCCGAGAGCTGGTGAAACTGCTGCGCGCCAACGGCGTCCCGGTTCGGGTGGGCAGCCGGACGCCGGCCGCCGGCGACCCGGACGCGGTGCGGTTCGACTGGGACGACCTGGCGACCCATCCGGCAGCTCTGGCCGGACAGGATCGGGTTTTTCTCGTGCCTCCGACGCAGAGCGCGGACCCGTTACCGGCGGTCGTGCCGTTCCTCGGTCGGGCGCAGTCCCTCGGCGTGCGGCAGGTGGTGCTCCTCGGCTCCGCCATACCCCTTGCTCCCACGGCGCAGGAGCTGGCAGCCCACGTCCGGGCGCAACCAGGCGGGGTTGTCCTGCGGGCGTCCGGGTTCATGCAGAACTTCCTGAGCCCGCACCCGCTGGGCGAGCGGATCCGGCGCACCGGTCAGATCCGCACTGCCGCCGGTGATGGTCGGGTGGCGTGGATCGACGCGCGCGACATCGCGGCCACCGCCGCCGCGATCCTGATGTCCGACCTCGCCGTCGCCCGCGATGAGCGTGATCACCTGCTCACCGGTCCGGAGGCGCTGAGCTACCCGCAGGCGGCGGCGATCATCACCACCCGCACCGGGCGGCAGGTCCGGGTGGTGCACGTGAGCGCGGACGAGCAGGCGGCCGATCTGCGGGCCGCGGGCATACCCCCGGCGTTCGCGACGATCCTCGCCACCGCTGACGCCGGCGTCCGGCCCGGCCAAGAAGACCGGCTCAGCACCGCGGTCCTCGATCTGACGGGCCGTCCGCCCCGTACCTTCGCCCAGTTCGTGCGGGAACACGCGGCGCGATGGACGACGCCGACCGTGTGAGCGGCGTGCCCGCCCGCTATCCGTGGGAAACCGTCTCCAGGACGAATCCCCGGGGCGGCCCCGACAGCGCGGCCTTCGCCTCCGCACCGAACCGGTCGGCGATGATCTCGGTCGCGCCGGCCTCGATCCCGTCGAGCGCAGTCCGGACGATGTCCACCGGATCGTTCATCACCGCGTCGCTCGCGTGCGTGCGCATGGTCTCGGTCGCGGTGGGGCCGAAGACCAGGCCACTGACGAGCGTGCCCTGACCGGCCAGCTCGAGCCGGACGCCGTTGGTCAGGCTCCACTCCGCGGACTTGGCGACGGCGTAGGCGTTGTTCCCGTCGTAACTCAGCCACGACAGGTTCGACAGCACGTTGAGGATCGCGCCGCCGCCGTTGCCGCCCAGCACCGGCGCGAACGCGCGGATCATCGCCAGGGTCCCGTAGACGTGGACGTCGAGGGTGGCCCGGATCTTGTCCAGATCCCCGTCGACGAGGTTGACGCCGTAGGAGACTCCGGCGTTGTTGACCAGCAGGGTGACGTCCCCGGCCGCGGCAGCGGCCGCCGCGACCGACGCGGGGTCGGTGACGTCCAGCGGCAGCACCTCGACGCCCGGGAGATCGACCAGCTCCGGTCGGCGTGCCGTGGCGTAGACCTTCGCCGCGCCGCGCTTCACCAGCTCCCGGGCGAAGTCCCTGCCGAGGTCCCGGTTGGCTCCGGTGACGAGTGCGGTGGATCCACGCAGGTGCATTGTTCCCTCTCTTCGCAGTTGTGCCGTACCGCCAACGTATGGGACTGCGAAGCGACGAACGATGACTGATCGCGTCAGATTGTTAGCTATCTGCCTCACTCGGCGAGAGTCAGCAGTACAGTGCGGGTCATGGACGTACTGGCTGACGTGCTCGCCGTTTCCGGTGTCCGGGGCACGATCGGGACCCGCATCGAGGCCGGTGGCACGTGGGGCATCCGCCTGGAGGACTGCCCCGGCGAGACGATGCACGCCATCACGTCCGGCGGCGCGTGGCTGCTCGTGGACGGCGCGGAACCGCGCGAGCTCACCACCGGCGATGTCGTGCTGCTGGCGGCCGGGACCGTGCACACGCTGGCGAGCGCGCCCGGTGTCACGGCCCGGGCCTGCGACGCGGCGGGCGCCGCCCGTGCCCGCGAGTCCGGCGAGATGGTCACGATCGGGTCGGCACCCGCGCGGACCCGGCTGGTGACCATGCACTACGACCACGACCCGGCGGTGCGCACCCAGGTGCTCCGCGCGCTTCCGCCGCTGGTCCACGTACGCGCTGATGCCGGCGCGGCGTGTTTCGACGACGCGGTGCGCCTGCTCGGCCGCGAACTCGCCCACCCGCAACTGGCGACGGCGGCCGTGCTGAACAGCCTCGCCGACATCATGCTGATCCAGGTGCTGCGGGCCTGGCTGGCGACCTGGCCCGCCGAGCAGCCCGGGACGTGGCTCGGCATGCTGGCCGATCCGGTCGTCGGAGAGGCGCTGGAACGCATCCACCGCGAGCCGTCGCGACCCTGGACCGCGACCACCCTGGCGTCGGCGATCGCGGTGTCCCGCGCGACGCTCGCCCGCAGGTTCCCGGCCGCGATCGGGCAGAGTCCGGGGGCCTACCTGACGCAGTGGCGGATGGACCTCGCCGCGGTCCGGCTGCGCGACACCGACGACACAGTCGAAAGCGTCGCCGCCGCGGTCGGGTACACCTCGCTTCCCGCGTTCAGCAGAGCCTTCAGCCGGGCCCACGGCAACGCGCCAGGTCGCTACCGAGCGCGGGCACGCGAGGCATCGGCCTGAAGGCCCGCGGTCTACCGGGATATGGAGATGGCGAACTTCGCGGTTCCCAGCGCCCCGGCGGTCGCGAAGAACAACGGGGCAGCATGCTCGGTGGCCAGGGCGGTGTGGACGCCGCCCAGGTCCAGGACGCTGCTTTCGGGCCATCCCAGGTCACCGAGCAAGCCCGTGACCACGGTCTTGGCCGCGCTGTCGTCGCCACTGACGAAAACAGTCGCCTGGGACAGCGACGCCAGTGGGTCGACCATGATGGTGAAGTTCATCGTGTTCAGGGTCTTCACGACGCGGGCCCGCGGGAACCGTGCCTGCACCCGCTGGGCCACGCTGTCGCCGGGTAGGCCATCACGGCCAGCACGTCATCCCCGATGTCTTCCAAGGCACCGAGCACGGCCGTGCCGGGGATGGCGGTGACGATCACGTCGCTGGACGCGACGGCCTCGCGCGGACTAAGCGTTCCCGCTTCACCTGCGCGCGTCCGTGATCCGTAGACCACGTGGTGACCATATCGCGATTTTCATGAGTTCCTTCCGAGGTAGGCCGCGGCTACTTGGTTTCGACCGTCGCCAGCGGCGTCTTGCGGGTTTCGAGGACTTTCACGGCGATGTCCCAGGACGTGTCGCTGGGGAACAACTGGGAACGCAGGTAGGCCCACACCAACGCCCGCAGCGGCGACCCGCTCGGGGTTCTCGTCGGTGGTTTCCGCGGCGTCGTAGCCCGAGATCCCGCCGAACAGGTGCTGTGCGCCCAGGAAGGTCAGCAGCGTCTTATTCCCGCCGGGGCTGTGGGTGTAGGCGTCCCAGCGGTAGCTGAGCCGAGAGGAGAAGTTGGGGTTCAGGTCGTCGTCGCCGGCGATGACGAGCGCGGTACCGGTCATCGGCCCGAAGTCGAGGTACTTCATCATCGGGTAGTGCTCGGCAGCCCACGGCGAGAAGTACTCGTCGGCGATGCCCGGTCCCCCGATCACGACGCCGGCTTTGACCCGGGGATCGGAGAGGTCCTTCTCCCGGCCGTCATTCGGGTCGGACACCTGCATGCCCAACAGCAGTGAGACCGTGGTGCCACCGAGCGAGTGCCCGACCGCGGCCACCTTCTCGGTGTCGACCCGGCCCGGCAGCCCCGGAACCGCGGCGAGGACGTCCTCCAGGTGATCGAGGATGAAGTGCATGTCGACGACGCGGTCACGCCAGAACAGCGGCGCGTCCGGCAGGTCCTGGTCGCGCAGCCCGAGCACGGTGGAGTCCAGGTGCGTCGGTTGGACCACGACGAACCCGTGCGCAGCCCAGAAATCCGCGACCGGGCCGTAACCCCGCAGCGAGGAGAGGAAGTTGGCCATGCCGTGCCCGTGCGAGAGCAGTATCACCGGCAGGTCGGTCCCGGTCACGGGCGCCGAGATCTTGAGCTCCAGCGGCACGGGCCTGCCCGGCACCTCGAGGGAGACGGGACTGCAGCTGACGATGGGGGTGGGGTCGCTGACCGGGAAGCCGGCGGCGTCCGCGTAGGACACGCTCATGGTTGTTCCTCTCAGGCTGTTCGGACATGGAGCCGGTGACCGGCGAAAGATTGCCATGCATAGCAAGTTTGCACAAGCAGGTATTTTTGTCATGAGCCGCATGTATGCTGGCCCGCGCAGGCGGTGATCAACGGAGTGCGGGAGAGTACGGGTGACCAGTGACGGTCCGGGGCTCCGGGAACGATCCAAAGCACGACGACGGCGGCTGATCCTGCACACGGCCCTGCGCCTGTTCACCGAACGCGGGTACGAGCGGACCACGATCGCCGACATCGCCGAGGCGGCCGAAGTCGCGCCGCGGACCGTGACGGGCTACTTCCCGTCGAAGCTCGACTTCATCACCGAATGGCCGGCGTCCATCGAGCAGCGGATCATCGCGCTGTACCAAGAGGATCCCAGCGTGGAGTTCATCGATCTGGTGGACAGGTGGTGGCACGACCTGCGCGACAACGTCGACCACGAGGAAGCCTTGCTCACCCGCGGCATGGCTCTGGCCAACCCCGCCGTGGTCGCCATGGCGGAGGCTGAGGTCTCCCATCGAACCCCCGGAACCGGCTTCCCCTTCGACGGAACCGATCGCGACGACCTGTTCGGAGCCGCCGGCCGAGCCGCGATCCGGGGCGTCAACCACGTGTTCCTCCGCGGCGTCGCCGAGGACCGCATGACCGACGAACTCCACAACGACCTGCTGCACCTGATCCGCGCCATCGCCGACAGCACCGACGTCGGCCACGGCTCACTCAAGCTGGACCCGTAGTGATCAATCGGGACGTGGTCGTGGCGATGCGCAAGCACATTCCCGGGCTCGGCTCCATGGAGACGGGTGGCGCATGCGAAGCCCGCCGGGCAGGTCCGGAAACCTCAGCAGGTCGGCGAAAGGGTCGGCGACGACCACACTGAACGCGGTGCTCGACGCGACCGCCCGCTGCTGCAGAGCCTCGAGCGCACGCAGTCCGGCCGAGCAGAATGCCGGCCGGCAAGGGCCACTCCAGCCGGGCCATCCGGTCCTGCCTGCGCCGGCGGCACATCCCGGCGACGATTCCCGAACGCCGGGACCAACGAGCCGGCCGGCTGCGCCGTGGTCGGGCCGGTGGTCGCCCACCGGCCTTCGACCGTGTCGCCTACCGGCGCCGCAACATCGTCGAACGCTGGTACCGGGCGAATCCGGCCCGACGTCAAGATGTCGGTGTGTCCCACACCTGCGCGAGGTCGCCCGTCGACGTGGCGGCCAGGGACCGGTCGTCCGGGGCGAACACCATGTGGTCCGGCCGCCAGAAGGAGGCCCTGACCCCTCCCACCGCAGGCCGGAGGGTTCCCTTGACGTCGCCGGTGGCCAGGTCGGACAGTTCGATCGTGCCGTCGTGTTCGCCGATCGCCATCGTCGAACCGTCCGTGCTCAGCGCGATCGACATGAACCCGCCCGGCCCCGTATCGAACTGCCGCACCCGCACGCCGCTGTCGAGGTTCCACAACCCGACCACGCCGCTGCCGTCCACCGCCGCGAGCGTGTGACCGCCGTTGCCGACGCCGAACAACCGCAGGCCGTCGCCGTCCGCCGGGTAGATCGTCCCGGCGGGAAGCGTCCGGGTCACCGCGTGGGTCGTCACGTCGACCACCGCGATCGAGCCGTCGTCGAGCAGGAACGCCAGCGAGCGGCCGTCGACGCTGTAGGTGAGGTTGCGGATGGCAGGAGTCGCCGGCCCGTACGGCTGGATGCGCTGCCCTACGCCGCGATCGCCGGCCAGGTCCCACAACTGCACGGATCCGTCACGTCTCCCGATGGCGGCGGTGTTCCCGTCGGGGCTGAAACTCGAACCGACAACGGAGGGATCGCTCTCCTGGCTGGCCGCGCCCGGGAGCAGCCGGGCCTCTCGATCCTGCTCGGTTCGCCATCGCCACACCGAGCCCCTGAGCGCGCGGCCCCCGAGCGGGCCGTCGTCGGCATCACCGGTGAGCATGGTGAGCTCGGTGCCGTTCGTGGTGAGGACGATCGCCGCGATGACGCGCACCCTCGGATCGGCTTGGAGGGTGGCCTTGAGGCGGCCGCTGCGCACGTCCCACAGCCGGACGATCGGCGAGCCCCTGTCCGAGTCGAAAGCGGCCAGGGTGCGGCCGTCCCGGCTGAGGGCCATCCCCCGGCCGTCGGTGACCGGGCCGTCCATGCGGTACGGAGCGTTCGCGAGGTAGATGGCCGGGACGAGACTCGCCAGCATGGCGATCGAAATGGCCAGGACCACCAGCGACGGCGGTTTCGGCCACCGCCGCCGTGCCCAGCGATGCAGCGGGCGTGAACCGGCCGTGGCCGGGGAAGGATGCCACCGGTCGGCGAGGTGGTCGGTGAGCAGGTCGTGGCGGAGTTGATACGCCGGGCCGGTCTGGCGCAGCACTCCCACCGCGTGCGCCTCGCGCAGGAACCGGTTAAGCCGGAAGGGAAGCCGGCCCGTCACGGCCAGCCACACGCGGGCCACGGTGTAGGTCAGCCATGCGGCGCCCGAGCCGATCAGCACCACGCCACCGATGACCACCCCCATCACCAGGCTGATCGGCAAGAGCGGCGGCTGGTCCCTCGCCGGGAAGGTCAACGAGGCCAGCGCGGTCGCGCCCGCACCGAACACGGC of Amycolatopsis solani contains these proteins:
- a CDS encoding ArsR/SmtB family transcription factor, encoding MSRALPEPSAAAFDLTVILGALAEPSRRALMTELYRVPESVDCAVVVEKTGLGLSNPTISHHYRVLREAGLIRTFAEGRKRIVEVRRDEMEARFPGLLNAILRA
- a CDS encoding AraC family transcriptional regulator codes for the protein MDVLADVLAVSGVRGTIGTRIEAGGTWGIRLEDCPGETMHAITSGGAWLLVDGAEPRELTTGDVVLLAAGTVHTLASAPGVTARACDAAGAARARESGEMVTIGSAPARTRLVTMHYDHDPAVRTQVLRALPPLVHVRADAGAACFDDAVRLLGRELAHPQLATAAVLNSLADIMLIQVLRAWLATWPAEQPGTWLGMLADPVVGEALERIHREPSRPWTATTLASAIAVSRATLARRFPAAIGQSPGAYLTQWRMDLAAVRLRDTDDTVESVAAAVGYTSLPAFSRAFSRAHGNAPGRYRARAREASA
- a CDS encoding SDR family oxidoreductase, with translation MHLRGSTALVTGANRDLGRDFARELVKRGAAKVYATARRPELVDLPGVEVLPLDVTDPASVAAAAAAAGDVTLLVNNAGVSYGVNLVDGDLDKIRATLDVHVYGTLAMIRAFAPVLGGNGGGAILNVLSNLSWLSYDGNNAYAVAKSAEWSLTNGVRLELAGQGTLVSGLVFGPTATETMRTHASDAVMNDPVDIVRTALDGIEAGATEIIADRFGAEAKAALSGPPRGFVLETVSHG
- a CDS encoding SsgA family sporulation/cell division regulator — encoded protein: MRNDHVTLRSTAVFDLLAPRTPAVPVKVELRYDTRDPYAVVAAFRTGRAGWVEWVYARDLLADGLLADAGDGDVRIRPSVEDPESVLIELNSPSGHAMFEASAQELADFLDRTYDVVLPGNEHLWVDVDDALTHLIPHDLA
- a CDS encoding NAD(P)H-binding protein codes for the protein MTGVLVTGGTGKIGRELVKLLRANGVPVRVGSRTPAAGDPDAVRFDWDDLATHPAALAGQDRVFLVPPTQSADPLPAVVPFLGRAQSLGVRQVVLLGSAIPLAPTAQELAAHVRAQPGGVVLRASGFMQNFLSPHPLGERIRRTGQIRTAAGDGRVAWIDARDIAATAAAILMSDLAVARDERDHLLTGPEALSYPQAAAIITTRTGRQVRVVHVSADEQAADLRAAGIPPAFATILATADAGVRPGQEDRLSTAVLDLTGRPPRTFAQFVREHAARWTTPTV
- a CDS encoding TetR/AcrR family transcriptional regulator — translated: MTSDGPGLRERSKARRRRLILHTALRLFTERGYERTTIADIAEAAEVAPRTVTGYFPSKLDFITEWPASIEQRIIALYQEDPSVEFIDLVDRWWHDLRDNVDHEEALLTRGMALANPAVVAMAEAEVSHRTPGTGFPFDGTDRDDLFGAAGRAAIRGVNHVFLRGVAEDRMTDELHNDLLHLIRAIADSTDVGHGSLKLDP
- a CDS encoding alpha/beta hydrolase family protein, with protein sequence MSVSYADAAGFPVSDPTPIVSCSPVSLEVPGRPVPLELKISAPVTGTDLPVILLSHGHGMANFLSSLRGYGPVADFWAAHGFVVVQPTHLDSTVLGLRDQDLPDAPLFWRDRVVDMHFILDHLEDVLAAVPGLPGRVDTEKVAAVGHSLGGTTVSLLLGMQVSDPNDGREKDLSDPRVKAGVVIGGPGIADEYFSPWAAEHYPMMKYLDFGPMTGTALVIAGDDDLNPNFSSRLSYRWDAYTHSPGGNKTLLTFLGAQHLFGGISGYDAAETTDENPERVAAAGVGVGLPAFPVVPQRHVLGHRRESPRNPQDAAGDGRNQVAAAYLGRNS